The Nicotiana tabacum cultivar K326 chromosome 14, ASM71507v2, whole genome shotgun sequence genome contains a region encoding:
- the LOC107832657 gene encoding vicilin Jug r 2.0101-like isoform X1, giving the protein MAIFAKPKLLFLFFLILSLFLASQCDDENPRGQDPRRELESCLRQCQVQSERQESPEQQLQCQRSCVLRYERQQREKSDEVIEDILTHHRDPERIYRECQERCQRQEHGQQRQCQQRCEQEYRREQEQQHRGHQSGEDNQGREVGRTQREPERRFRECQQRCQRQEQGQQQRQCQQRCEQEYRREQEQQHGGSEEILEENQGRGQREPERRFRECQQRCQRQEQGQQQRQCQQRCEQEYRREQEQQRGGSEEILEENQGRGQREPERRFRECQQRCQRQEQGQQQRQCQQSCEQEYRREQEQRRGGEESQEDNQGRDPQRRFRECQQRCQQQEQGRQQRRQCQQRCEEEFRREQEQQRRGQETGEERENPQREREEENNPYLFESQRFRSRFRATHGDFRVLEKFTERSELLRGIENYRVAVVEFEPLSFMLPHHCDAEAIFVVVRGRGTISIAEQDEKNSFNLEHGDVIRVNAGSTVYMLNRDNNERFFVYVLAQAVNTPGQFQEYFSAGGQNPESFYRAFSSDILETAFNTPRDRLERLFGQQKQGIIIKASEEQIRAISEHASRSTKQQTKGQTTGPFNLLKERPLFSSRFGQFFEASPDRFEQLRDLDAAVAFMNINQGGMVLPYYNTRSTRLAMVVEGNGRFEMACPHLGSQSQRQGSRGGRREQEREQEGGDVHYQKVRGTLSVGDVLVVPAGHPITFIATGGSNLRIVGFGVNAHNSRKNFLAGQQNIWRNVDREAKELSFNMPGKDVEEILQRQDQSYFVAGPEQHGQRQRERGEEGKGQQYLSSILDFVF; this is encoded by the exons ATGGCGATTTTTGCTAAACCGAAGCTTTTGTTTCTCTTCTTCTTGATCCTTTCTCTTTTCCTTGCTTCTCAATGTGATGATGAAAACCCTCGTGGCCAAGACCCGAGGCGCGAGCTCGAGAGTTGCTTACGGCAATGCCAGGTTCAGAGTGAAAGACAAGAGAGCCCTGAACAGCAACTCCAATGTCAGAGAAGCTGTGTTTTACGATATGAACGTCAACAGAGAGAGAAATCTGACGAAGTGATTGAGGACATACTGACTCATCACCGTGACCCCGAAAGAATTTACAGAGAGTGCCAGGAACGTTGTCAGAGGCAAGAACATGGACAGCAGAGACAGTGCCAACAACGTTGTGAGCAGGAGTATCGGAGAGAACAAGAACAACAACATCGTGGCCACCAGAGTGGAGAAGATAATCAAGGACGAGAAG TAGGTCGTACGCAGCGTGAACCtgagaggagattcagagagtgccAACAGAGATGTCAACGACAAGAACAGGGCCAACAGCAGAGACAGTGCCAACAACGTTGTGAGCAAGAATACAGGAGAGAGCAAGAACAACAACATGGTGGCTCGGAGGAGATCCTAGAAGAAAATCAAGGGCGAGGCCAACGTGAGCCCGAGAGGAGATTCAGAGAATGCCAACAGAGGTGCCAAAGACAAGAACAGGGCCAACAACAGAGACAGTGCCAACAACGTTGTGAGCAAGAATACAGGAGAGAACAAGAACAACAGCGTGGTGGCTCAGAGGAGATCCTAGAAGAAAATCAAGGACGAGGCCAACGTGAGCCCGAGAGGAGATTCAGGGAGTGCCAACAGAGATGCCAAAGACAAGAACAGGGCCAACAGCAGAGACAGTGCCAACAAAGTTGTGAGCAAGAATACAGGAGAGAACAAGAACAACGACGAGGCGGCGAGGAGAGCCAAGAAGATAATCAAGGCCGTGACCCCCaaaggagattcagagagtgtcAGCAGAGATGTCAGCAACAGGAACAGGGACGCCAACAACGGAGACAGTGCCAACAACGTTGCGAGGAAGAGTTCAGGAGAGAGCAAGAACAACAACGACGTGGCCAGGAGACGGGAGAAGAAAGGGAGAACCcacaaagagaaagagaagaagagaacaATCCCTACTTGTTTGAGTCTCAGAGGTTTAGGTCTCGATTCAGAGCCACACATGGTGATTTTCGAGTTCTTGAGAAATTCACCGAAAGATCTGAACTTCTCCGAGGAATAGAAAACTACCGAGTTGCAGTAGTTGAATTTGAGCCTCTGTCTTTCATGCTTCCTCATCACTGTGATGCTGAAGCCATATTTGTTGTGGTTAGAG GCAGAGGAACTATAAGTATAGCAGAACAGGATGAGAAGAACTCCTTCAACTTGGAGCATGGAGATGTAATCAGAGTGAATGCTGGTTCAACAGTGTACATGCTCAACAGGGATAACAATGAAAGGTTCTTTGTTTACGTGCTAGCCCAGGCTGTCAATACCCCTGGCCAATTCCAG GAATACTTCAGTGCTGGAGGTCAGAATCCAGAATCCTTCTACAGAGCTTTCAGCAGCGATATCCTGGAGACTGCTTTCAAT ACCCCAAGGGACAGATTAGAGAGGCTATTTGGGCAACAAAAACAGGGGATAATAATCAAAGCATCTGAAGAGCAAATTAGAGCAATAAGTGAACACGCTTCGCGCTCCACTAAGCAACAAACTAAGGGTCAGACAACAGGTCCTTTTAATCTGTTGAAAGAACGCCCATTATTCAGTAGCAGATTTGGACAGTTCTTTGAAGCATCTCCAGATAGATTTGAACAGTTGAGAGATTTGGATGCTGCTGTTGCTTTCATGAACATCAACCAA GGTGGAATGGTACTACCATACTACAACACAAGGTCAACAAGGTTGGCAATGGTTGTAGAAGGAAACGGGCGTTTTGAAATGGCATGTCCTCATCTTGGTAGCCAAAGCCAGAGGCAAGGGTCCCGTGGAGGAAGAAGAGAACAAGAACGAGAACAAGAAGGTGGAGATGTCCATTACCAGAAAGTCCGTGGAACTCTATCAGTTGGTGATGTTTTGGTTGTCCCTGCCGGTCATCCTATTACCTTTATAGCCACTGGAGGTTCAAATCTCAGGATAGTTGGTTTCGGCGTCAATGCTCATAACAGCAGAAAGAACTTCCTTGCAG GACAACAAAACATATGGAGAAATGTGGACAGAGAAGCAAAGGAGCTTTCATTCAACATGCCAGGAAAGGATGTAGAAGAAATCTTGCAGAGGCAAGATCAGTCTTACTTTGTGGCAGGACCAGAACAGCACGGCCAGCGGCAGAGGGAGAGGGGTGAAGAAGGAAAGGGACAACAGTATCTGTCTTCAATTTTGGACTTCGTTTTCTAA
- the LOC107832657 gene encoding vicilin Jug r 2.0101-like isoform X2, whose protein sequence is MAIFAKPKLLFLFFLILSLFLASQCDDENPRGQDPRRELESCLRQCQVQSERQESPEQQLQCQRSCVLRYERQQREKSDEVIEDILTHHRDPERIYRECQERCQRQEHGQQRQCQQRCEQEYRREQEQQHRGHQSGEDNQGREGRTQREPERRFRECQQRCQRQEQGQQQRQCQQRCEQEYRREQEQQHGGSEEILEENQGRGQREPERRFRECQQRCQRQEQGQQQRQCQQRCEQEYRREQEQQRGGSEEILEENQGRGQREPERRFRECQQRCQRQEQGQQQRQCQQSCEQEYRREQEQRRGGEESQEDNQGRDPQRRFRECQQRCQQQEQGRQQRRQCQQRCEEEFRREQEQQRRGQETGEERENPQREREEENNPYLFESQRFRSRFRATHGDFRVLEKFTERSELLRGIENYRVAVVEFEPLSFMLPHHCDAEAIFVVVRGRGTISIAEQDEKNSFNLEHGDVIRVNAGSTVYMLNRDNNERFFVYVLAQAVNTPGQFQEYFSAGGQNPESFYRAFSSDILETAFNTPRDRLERLFGQQKQGIIIKASEEQIRAISEHASRSTKQQTKGQTTGPFNLLKERPLFSSRFGQFFEASPDRFEQLRDLDAAVAFMNINQGGMVLPYYNTRSTRLAMVVEGNGRFEMACPHLGSQSQRQGSRGGRREQEREQEGGDVHYQKVRGTLSVGDVLVVPAGHPITFIATGGSNLRIVGFGVNAHNSRKNFLAGQQNIWRNVDREAKELSFNMPGKDVEEILQRQDQSYFVAGPEQHGQRQRERGEEGKGQQYLSSILDFVF, encoded by the exons ATGGCGATTTTTGCTAAACCGAAGCTTTTGTTTCTCTTCTTCTTGATCCTTTCTCTTTTCCTTGCTTCTCAATGTGATGATGAAAACCCTCGTGGCCAAGACCCGAGGCGCGAGCTCGAGAGTTGCTTACGGCAATGCCAGGTTCAGAGTGAAAGACAAGAGAGCCCTGAACAGCAACTCCAATGTCAGAGAAGCTGTGTTTTACGATATGAACGTCAACAGAGAGAGAAATCTGACGAAGTGATTGAGGACATACTGACTCATCACCGTGACCCCGAAAGAATTTACAGAGAGTGCCAGGAACGTTGTCAGAGGCAAGAACATGGACAGCAGAGACAGTGCCAACAACGTTGTGAGCAGGAGTATCGGAGAGAACAAGAACAACAACATCGTGGCCACCAGAGTGGAGAAGATAATCAAGGACGAGAAG GTCGTACGCAGCGTGAACCtgagaggagattcagagagtgccAACAGAGATGTCAACGACAAGAACAGGGCCAACAGCAGAGACAGTGCCAACAACGTTGTGAGCAAGAATACAGGAGAGAGCAAGAACAACAACATGGTGGCTCGGAGGAGATCCTAGAAGAAAATCAAGGGCGAGGCCAACGTGAGCCCGAGAGGAGATTCAGAGAATGCCAACAGAGGTGCCAAAGACAAGAACAGGGCCAACAACAGAGACAGTGCCAACAACGTTGTGAGCAAGAATACAGGAGAGAACAAGAACAACAGCGTGGTGGCTCAGAGGAGATCCTAGAAGAAAATCAAGGACGAGGCCAACGTGAGCCCGAGAGGAGATTCAGGGAGTGCCAACAGAGATGCCAAAGACAAGAACAGGGCCAACAGCAGAGACAGTGCCAACAAAGTTGTGAGCAAGAATACAGGAGAGAACAAGAACAACGACGAGGCGGCGAGGAGAGCCAAGAAGATAATCAAGGCCGTGACCCCCaaaggagattcagagagtgtcAGCAGAGATGTCAGCAACAGGAACAGGGACGCCAACAACGGAGACAGTGCCAACAACGTTGCGAGGAAGAGTTCAGGAGAGAGCAAGAACAACAACGACGTGGCCAGGAGACGGGAGAAGAAAGGGAGAACCcacaaagagaaagagaagaagagaacaATCCCTACTTGTTTGAGTCTCAGAGGTTTAGGTCTCGATTCAGAGCCACACATGGTGATTTTCGAGTTCTTGAGAAATTCACCGAAAGATCTGAACTTCTCCGAGGAATAGAAAACTACCGAGTTGCAGTAGTTGAATTTGAGCCTCTGTCTTTCATGCTTCCTCATCACTGTGATGCTGAAGCCATATTTGTTGTGGTTAGAG GCAGAGGAACTATAAGTATAGCAGAACAGGATGAGAAGAACTCCTTCAACTTGGAGCATGGAGATGTAATCAGAGTGAATGCTGGTTCAACAGTGTACATGCTCAACAGGGATAACAATGAAAGGTTCTTTGTTTACGTGCTAGCCCAGGCTGTCAATACCCCTGGCCAATTCCAG GAATACTTCAGTGCTGGAGGTCAGAATCCAGAATCCTTCTACAGAGCTTTCAGCAGCGATATCCTGGAGACTGCTTTCAAT ACCCCAAGGGACAGATTAGAGAGGCTATTTGGGCAACAAAAACAGGGGATAATAATCAAAGCATCTGAAGAGCAAATTAGAGCAATAAGTGAACACGCTTCGCGCTCCACTAAGCAACAAACTAAGGGTCAGACAACAGGTCCTTTTAATCTGTTGAAAGAACGCCCATTATTCAGTAGCAGATTTGGACAGTTCTTTGAAGCATCTCCAGATAGATTTGAACAGTTGAGAGATTTGGATGCTGCTGTTGCTTTCATGAACATCAACCAA GGTGGAATGGTACTACCATACTACAACACAAGGTCAACAAGGTTGGCAATGGTTGTAGAAGGAAACGGGCGTTTTGAAATGGCATGTCCTCATCTTGGTAGCCAAAGCCAGAGGCAAGGGTCCCGTGGAGGAAGAAGAGAACAAGAACGAGAACAAGAAGGTGGAGATGTCCATTACCAGAAAGTCCGTGGAACTCTATCAGTTGGTGATGTTTTGGTTGTCCCTGCCGGTCATCCTATTACCTTTATAGCCACTGGAGGTTCAAATCTCAGGATAGTTGGTTTCGGCGTCAATGCTCATAACAGCAGAAAGAACTTCCTTGCAG GACAACAAAACATATGGAGAAATGTGGACAGAGAAGCAAAGGAGCTTTCATTCAACATGCCAGGAAAGGATGTAGAAGAAATCTTGCAGAGGCAAGATCAGTCTTACTTTGTGGCAGGACCAGAACAGCACGGCCAGCGGCAGAGGGAGAGGGGTGAAGAAGGAAAGGGACAACAGTATCTGTCTTCAATTTTGGACTTCGTTTTCTAA